The following DNA comes from Dermacentor andersoni chromosome 2, qqDerAnde1_hic_scaffold, whole genome shotgun sequence.
TATTTGGAAAAGTTGCTGTTCACCCACCTCTAATGAATATACTTCTTACCAATAGGCGAGATGTAGCCCATCTTGTGCATTGCATCAGCAAAGACAAAATCGGAGAAGCAGCTGCGCTCCAACACCACTCCTTGGCCTGAAAGGTACAAAAAAATACTGCACCACAACCAAGATGTACAAGTGACACTAAATAAAACCGGAGCATCGAGGCAGCCAGCTTAACATCGCCTTCtctcttattttactttttagTGTAAATAAAGTTTAACACTACTTCTACTTGGTTAAGATTTCTTCCACAGTGAATGCAATAAAGCAGCTAATGTACAGAACATGAGTGCAAACAGTGTACACTTCGAAGCATATACTGGCGAACCTAAAGTGCTGGATCTACTCTTAACAAAATATGTCATTACAAGCACGTCATGCACAGCACTCTGTCACACAGCTGAGTGCACATGCTAGTGCTTATACACATTTTTGTGCAGCAGGTACATAATGCAGTGCCTATAAAATTGCATataaaaagggaagaaaaaaggagaagaCTCCTTTTAATTGTGGCGTGTAATGTGCCCTACTTCCCAAATTCTAAGATGATCGGTTGCAATTCGCCAAACTGTCGATTTTGCTTAACTGTTTTTTAAAGTGACGCCGCAAGGAACGACACTACCGCTGCCAAAAAATAGGGAAAGCTCTTGTCGCAAACAATGTCACTGTGGCAGCTATTTTCCACTTGCACAAAAATCTTTTGTACACGGAATGTCGAAAGCGACGAAAGTTAATAGAGACGTAGTGCCTCATACATGATAGACGGTTGAATGCGCCTTCAAGCAAGGCCGGTATATTGCAACGATTCTATTCCTGTGCTATTCCTTTTCGTTCTTCTCGAGTGGTCTGGCCGGCCGTGAACGATGGATGATCAGAAAGAAACAGAATAGAGCAAAAGGAATCGTTACATTATACCGACCTAGCGGTACATTCAGATTTAGGGCTACAACATTACTGAAGCGCCGCTTTGCCATTGTACGACGTCTGCCAACCTGCAAATGCCACCTACCAGTGTTCATAATGTGCACGAGGGCGTCGATGTGTTGCTCAAACCTCAACGTATACATGAACATTTGCATGCGGGCCACATTTCTGTTGTGCGGGTCCTCGTAAAACGTCTTGATGTCGCACATCCGACAAGACTCCGGTAAGAGATGATTAATGGTACGGTAATCGAAACCGTATTCATCTACATAGAGCCTGTCCAAGCTGACCTCTGGAAAGTGCTTGAGCTCGAACTCTTCGGCAATGGTCTTGGCAAGAGCAGACTTTCCACTTGCGATGTTCCCGTCAACTACTATCATGCGCGTGTTTTCGTCGAAGCGATCGGTAGTTGAGTCGAAAAGCATGCGCCAGCTATTGAACGGCTTGGTTTCGTACGGAAAAGGCTTCGGTTTCGGGACGTGTTCCCTAAATGTTCTGGTTTTCATGCCGGACACTTGCTGCATATGTACCGTGCTCCTTGCAACCGCAACACTGCAGCATGAACTGGTCGGGAGGCCCGGTGCTACGGCGATGCATCTACTGATTCGAAGAAGAGCGAGAGCCATTGCCTCTACAAGGCAACGCCAGGGAATACAATCAAGAAATATCGCCGGCACAAAGTCCTGTTGACCTCCACAGAAAAGTCGACGAGCTTGGACGGTTAGCACATCGCTAATCAACTAGACGTATTTTACATGACAAGCAGCTGTGTGAGAAGGAATGACTCGAGTTGAAGTCTTGTTG
Coding sequences within:
- the ND-42 gene encoding NADH dehydrogenase [ubiquinone] 1 alpha subcomplex subunit 10, mitochondrial isoform X4, coding for MALALLRISRCIAVAPGLPTSSCCSVAVARSTVHMQQVSGMKTRTFREHVPKPKPFPYETKPFNSWRMLFDSTTDRFDENTRMIVVDGNIASGKSALAKTIAEEFELKHFPEVSLDRLYVDEYGFDYRTINHLLPESCRMCDIKTFYEDPHNRNVARMQMFMYTLRFEQHIDALVHIMNTGQGVVLERSCFSDFVFADAMHKMGYISPIAWKMYHKCRHYTIFQMLKPHLVIYLDVPSDILLQRIQERNRPEEVNTKVLTKAYLDEIESVYKKNYLRSIRKETELLMYDWSHFGDTEMVLDDIEHIDFEGYLNDPYGPMLADWRKKEDLWDDYRYKLTTEKDILMNSLELNYFDAPELATSGEDSEKMADIIEKFNDKRQYFQAGYNKHLGDRGLLFKLKTISKWEQMRYAWNLNKY